The DNA window GAATTTTTCGTACCAGCTTTTCCATGCCGGGTCGCTCATACCTTTTGCCATCTCGGATTCGTACATCGCAAGATTCGGATATTGCGTCTCGAGCACCATGCGATACGCCTGCCCTGTCAGATCGACACTGACCGACATCGGCGTGCTGGTCGCTGCCTTCATAACCGGTGCGATCTCCTTCATTGTGGCAATCGCATCGCGCGCCATGCCGAATTTGAGCTGGAATACATCTCGGACAATGACCATACTACTGCCTCCTCTGGATGAATGTGAATGATCTGCAAAGATACAGTGAAATTTCCTCTGTTCCAAATCCTCGTGCAACCGCGGTATTATCAATATGTTACCGCATGCCAACATAGAATTAATATATGATGAGGCGACATCCCGGAGCCACAGAATGTTTTGAACGCGTGGATTCACTTACTTCATATTACCACTCCCTGCTGCGAACTTATCGCAACACGCTCGATGATGCGTTATCATCGGCGAACGAAGATGCCGTTCACGACCTTCGAGTAACAACGAAACGCCTTAACGCTATCTATCAACTGGTCTCGTTCGTTGATCCGCAATTCAAGGCACAGAAATCCTTCCGGCCGTTCAAAACAATCTTCGATTCGTTCGGTAGTGTCAGGGACCTCGATATCGCTGCAGCAGTCGTTCACCGTACAAAACGCCTCCCCGGGTCCACAACTGCACGACTGGAGCAGTACTTGGTATTACGCAGAGATAAAACGCTCGATTCACTTCGTTCAACGATCAGAAAGCAGAGGAAGCTCGGCGAACCGTCATCTTCCGTCGAAGATATCCTGTCGTCAATCGACGAGAAAGGACTCGGTAGGTTTTTACGGGGGATACAATCCGAAATTGGTGAACAGACAAGGCACGATGCATCGGTTCGCCGACTACATCGGGCACGGAGACTCTATAAAATATATTTGTATCTGAGTGAAGCGGCAGACATGCGTGGCGCCGCACATCCTCTGCGGTTGGAGCGAATTCAATCGACGCAACGCTCGCTCGGCAAATGGCACGACCTTGTAATCGTGATTGAGTGTCTTGAGGAACTGCGCAAGCATGTGCCGATCTCGAAATCGGATTTAACAACAGTGATCAACGAGATCAAAGCCAGGGAACGGAGAACTCGCAAACGAATTCTCAAAACAATCGCAACACAGAAGATCCGGAGCACGGTTTCATAACCAACGGTATACTCACTGCCGGTGTCCGCCCTCGACGTTGTAGCTCAGATTAAGACCTGCATTCCTATTGTCATTCTGAGCAGATTCGCTTCGATCAGGGTAAACTCCACGAAGAATCCCTTGATAAAACCCTGTGAGGCTCCGCCAAAGGGATTCTTCGCTTCGCTCAGAATGACAACTCCTTGCCGTTTCAAACTGAGCCACGATCAGTCCTCGACGGTAGAAACTATTGTATATCCACTATGTTCAAAGTAACATAGACGGTCAACGGAGGATAGTATGAGACCGAATGTACTGTACGGTGTGATTCTTATTTTTTGTGCTGGCATATTCTTGTCCTGTTCGAATAGCAACGGACCGGCAAGCGGTGGAAATGGAACGCTCGCACTCCATGTGCTCACGAACATCGGCGGCCCTGCGGTCGGCCCTTTGGCAGGCGCACCGATCCAGATCGAAACACTCTCGGGTACTGTCGCATCGACACTCGTGAGCGATTCGAGCGGTAATGCTACCACACAGCTTGCTAGCGGCGCGTATATCGTTCATCCGCTCGTCGTTCCGTCTCGACCGGATTTCTATCATCCCCCGACACCGACCCGAATCACGGTCACGACAAATGTGACCCTGTTTGATACTATCTACTACACCAACCCGATCGTTCGCCCTTCGGGGGGTCATGGTTCGACGTGGTGATATGGAACGGTGGGATACGCTGGCAGTCATTACGATCGGAATTGCGATGTTCGGGATGGTCAGTGTTGTCATCCGTTGGCTAAACCCACCGCTGAAGCCGCCCGAAGATGAATGGGATAAGTGGTCGAAGCTGTGAAGCGCATTTATACAGTGTAGTTGAGATTCAAATATCCATCCCCGTCGCCCAGAATTTATGAGCAGTGCGCTGCATACCCGTCTATTCTCCGTTTCCGTCTTTGTGTCTATCGTAGCGACGCTATTGTTTCCACACAACGTGCGCTCGCAATACCAGAACGAACCGACAATGCTTCGGACCTTCCAAGACACCCGCAATCTCCTACGCGAACCACTCGACGAAGCGAGCGACATCGACGGCGAAGCAACGCGCTTTCGCAGATGGGAATATCGCATGGTACCGCGACTTCTGCCCGGCGGATACTTCCCGAAACCATCGATCCTGCTCGACGAACTCGAACGTTACCAGCGTTCGCACGAGCGCTCGAATGCACTGCCGGCAATGCAGGGCGGCAACTGGCGTGTACTCGGACCGAGTTTGTTCGATGCACTCGATAACAATAACGGAGCCACCGGACGCGTGAGTGTCATACGCTTCGCTCCGAACGATACCAATACGATCTTCGTCGGTACGCCCGATGGCGGGGCGTGGCGTACTACCGACGGCGGAACAAACTGGAAGCCGCTCACCGATCGCATCCCGAATCTTGGTGTCTCGGACATTGCAATCGACCCGTCGAATCCCTCGAATATCTATCTTGCAACCGGCGATGCAAAAGATGCCGGCATGTACGGCAACCCGTATTCGTATGGCATTCTCAAAAGCAGCGATGGCGGTGCGAGCTGGGCAATGTCCGGCCTGAGCTGGGATGTGTCGGAGCGCGTCACCATCCCTCGCCTCGTTATCTCTGCGGCTGACCCGAAGATACTGCTCGCCGGAGTCTATGGCGGTACACATCGTGGGATTCAGCGATCCACGGACGGTGGCGCGACATGGTCGCAGCGTGACGGTGGTTCGATATACGATATCCAGTACAACCCAGCAGACCCATCGATCGTCTATGCCTCCGGCTATGGTAACTTCCGTCGCTCGACCGATGGAGGCAGCTCATGGACGACCGTCACCTCGATCCTGCCAACATATACCGGCAATAATGTGAGTCGAACTGCAATCGGCGTGACCCCTGCCGACCCAAACATCGTGTACGTGTTGTATGTCAGTCACACGAACAATCAAATCTACGGGCTCTATAAGTCAACCGATAAAGGCCTGACGTTCACACAGGTATTTCAAAATACGCCGACCGTCTTCGGCAACTACGGCGAGTATAATCTTGTCTTTAGCGTCTCGCCGAAGGATCCGAATCTCCTGATTCTCGGCGAACAATATCTTGCAAAATCAACTGATGGCGGTCTCACCTGGA is part of the Bacteroidota bacterium genome and encodes:
- a CDS encoding CHAD domain-containing protein, which gives rise to MDSLTSYYHSLLRTYRNTLDDALSSANEDAVHDLRVTTKRLNAIYQLVSFVDPQFKAQKSFRPFKTIFDSFGSVRDLDIAAAVVHRTKRLPGSTTARLEQYLVLRRDKTLDSLRSTIRKQRKLGEPSSSVEDILSSIDEKGLGRFLRGIQSEIGEQTRHDASVRRLHRARRLYKIYLYLSEAADMRGAAHPLRLERIQSTQRSLGKWHDLVIVIECLEELRKHVPISKSDLTTVINEIKARERRTRKRILKTIATQKIRSTVS
- a CDS encoding NIPSNAP family protein; the encoded protein is MVIVRDVFQLKFGMARDAIATMKEIAPVMKAATSTPMSVSVDLTGQAYRMVLETQYPNLAMYESEMAKGMSDPAWKSWYEKFKPLCESSYREMWKSVDL